A stretch of the Arachis stenosperma cultivar V10309 chromosome 6, arast.V10309.gnm1.PFL2, whole genome shotgun sequence genome encodes the following:
- the LOC130936603 gene encoding uncharacterized protein LOC130936603, with protein MASRGVAVDKLCLPPKTGNIAGACGVFPPPTSKKSSFVDMGADLGLSPPKKMQKMMDGKGKPVENGMLIPHIEESNVYSKPFRAQDMCRNLEPPITSKSQMVLEGRVKELEIRLESKENERAALEELKVTLTAKISNLENKLKEADKEKAQLRKEKTTSKPQRG; from the coding sequence ATGGCATCAAGAGGTGTTGCAGTGGACAAACTCTGCCTTCCACCCAAGACTGGGAATATTGCAGGTGCCTGCGGTGTCTTTCCACCTCCAACTTCAAAGAAATCTTCATTTGTGGACATGGGTGCTGATCTAGGACTTTCCCCTccgaaaaaaatgcaaaaaatgaTGGATGGCAAAGGGAAGCCAGTTGAAAATGGTATGCTGATCCCCCACATTGAGGAGTCCAATGTGTACTCCAAACCCTTTCGAGCCCAAGATATGTGCCGCAACTTGGAGCCACCTATCACCTCCAAATCTCAGATGGTGCTAGAAGGCCGAGTTAAGGAATTAGAGATCCGCCTTGAGTCAAAGGAAAACGAGAGAGCTGCCTTAGAGGAATTGAAGGTTACTTTAACCGCCAAGATTAGTAATCTGGAAAACAAGCTGAAGGAGGCTGATAAGGAGAAGGCTCAGTTAAGGAAGGAGAAAACAACATCAAAGCCTCAAAGGGGATAA